The following proteins come from a genomic window of Nitrospirota bacterium:
- the cas6e gene encoding type I-E CRISPR-associated protein Cas6/Cse3/CasE, whose amino-acid sequence MYLSKVMITGAACRNPYEIHCVLWNLFPEAKDAERDFLFRVGQLDQNQAEILMQSAREPETSSKFARILASREYPLSMLADQRLRFLLVANPVKTIIDEGGRKNTKGDPKKCRVPLVREEEQRSWIERKFGDAATIESLVIDPVSSLRFRKSKEDRAGKIQPVNFQGVLAVTKPEAMVELVQSGVGPAKAFGCGMLSLARA is encoded by the coding sequence ATGTATCTGAGTAAAGTCATGATAACCGGGGCAGCCTGCCGCAATCCCTATGAAATTCACTGCGTATTATGGAATCTGTTCCCTGAAGCGAAAGATGCTGAACGTGATTTTCTCTTCCGTGTCGGGCAGTTGGACCAAAACCAAGCCGAGATACTGATGCAATCGGCACGAGAGCCGGAAACTTCATCAAAATTTGCGCGAATACTGGCTTCCAGGGAATATCCGTTATCGATGCTGGCTGACCAGCGGTTGCGGTTTCTTCTTGTTGCCAACCCGGTGAAAACTATCATCGATGAAGGTGGACGGAAAAACACCAAAGGAGATCCAAAGAAATGTCGTGTGCCACTTGTGCGTGAGGAGGAACAGCGCTCATGGATAGAACGGAAATTTGGGGATGCAGCAACAATCGAGTCCCTTGTTATTGATCCCGTATCATCGCTCCGATTCAGGAAAAGCAAGGAAGACAGGGCTGGGAAGATACAGCCTGTCAATTTTCAGGGTGTCCTCGCGGTAACAAAACCGGAAGCCATGGTGGAATTGGTGCAAAGCGGCGTAGGTCCAGCCAAAGCATTCGGGTGTGGTATGCTTTCTCTTGCAAGGGCATAG
- the cas5e gene encoding type I-E CRISPR-associated protein Cas5/CasD, protein MREFLILKLHGPMQAWGEHTFEGLRPSANFPTRSGMLGLLGACLGIKRNDRLRLQTLADSVGMAVRLDKRSLIRKDGTKRPLRVMKITDYHTVKDAREDYAGLKSHETIQTWREYLYDAEFTVAIWNYPNAVISLDDLEKSVKQPFFTPYLGRRSCPIARPLFQARQKSSDVLEAFKGIEPPGGTIYSEEKVSDRMKRVRDVPLIHQPRQFAARNLYVHGGDNVSE, encoded by the coding sequence ATGCGGGAATTTCTCATTCTCAAATTGCACGGCCCTATGCAGGCTTGGGGCGAGCATACCTTCGAGGGGTTGCGACCATCCGCCAATTTTCCCACGAGAAGCGGTATGTTGGGGCTTCTCGGCGCATGCCTCGGCATCAAACGTAACGACCGTCTGAGACTTCAAACATTGGCAGATAGTGTCGGAATGGCGGTACGCTTGGACAAACGGAGCTTAATCCGCAAAGATGGAACGAAACGTCCATTGCGCGTGATGAAGATCACTGACTATCATACTGTGAAAGACGCTCGCGAAGATTATGCCGGGCTGAAGAGCCACGAAACCATCCAAACCTGGCGTGAGTACTTATATGATGCTGAATTTACCGTGGCGATTTGGAATTATCCAAACGCCGTAATCAGCCTGGACGATCTGGAAAAATCGGTAAAACAGCCATTCTTCACGCCGTACCTGGGACGGCGCAGTTGCCCGATTGCACGGCCATTGTTTCAAGCGCGACAGAAATCATCGGATGTTCTGGAAGCCTTCAAAGGAATAGAACCGCCGGGCGGGACGATCTATAGCGAAGAAAAGGTGAGCGACCGCATGAAGCGAGTCCGTGACGTACCGCTCATCCATCAGCCGCGCCAGTTTGCCGCGCGGAACCTCTATGTTCACGGAGGTGACAATGTATCTGAGTAA